From Lathamus discolor isolate bLatDis1 chromosome 24, bLatDis1.hap1, whole genome shotgun sequence:
AGGAATTCTGCGTATTCCAAGTGATATATTGTGTCAAATGAACCAGGAATTCTGTGTATTCCAAGTGATATATTGTGTCAAATGAACCAGGAATTCTGGGTATTCCAAGTGATACATTGTGTCAAATGAACCAGGAATTCTGTGTATTCCAAGTGATACATTGTGTCAAATGAACCAGGAATTCTGGGTATTCCAAGTGATACATTGTGTCAAATGAACCAGGAATTCTGTGTATTCCAAGTGATGTATTATGCCCAATAAACCAGGAATCCTGTGTATTCCAAAGGCTCCATTGTGTCAAATCCACCAGGAATTCCATGTACAAATTCACAGGTGTCAGAAATAAACCTCTTTGGAGCCACGCTGTGTAAAACCAAAGCGCTCGCTGCTCCTCCCATGGAGCCACTGCACGCGCCAGGCTCACTTCCCTTGCGCTGAAGGCATCCCAGAAGGCACAGACATCGGTTACTTACAGGGGGAGAGGGGCCCAAAGAGCTTCCAGGGCTGCTCACGGGTTCCCTGGAGGCGCGGCCTGATCCTGACTGCAGGCGCTGAGCCACGCTTTGTGGTGTCAAGAAGGCAGAGGGAGGACGTGGCAGCAGAATCAggccctgctctgcctctcctgtgacagaagcagcagctttgctgttgcCTCCTCCTCAAAGCCAGGGCGTTTTGGCTGAGTTACAAAGAGCCTTTAACCCACGAGGGACCGAGGAGGAGGGATCTGGGTCCTAAAGCAGCGACTACTGAGAGGATGCACACAACTGGAACGGGGCTTAAATCCCAATGGGATTTAATTCACTAATGGGAATTATCCTCAGCCCTTGCAAACGTGTGACTGGTGCCAGTGGGGAGacactggaaaagagaaatgagaagcaACGGAACCGCTCAGCTCCGAGCCATGCAACCCTCCTCCAAACGTCTTCCCTGAGGCTGGTCTTGGGTTGCAATCCCACCCCAAGAACAGGCACGGAATTTCCAGTCACACCTTAGGCAATAAGGActtcagcaagaaaagcagctgaagttcAAGCATTTGCTCTCCTTGTTCCTTGTGCTAATCCTGTTACAGAGGTTTCGGTTCTGACTGCACCCTCACATGCAGCACACTCAGCCTGACGTTAGAGTTGGCTTCGGAACAAGATTAACAGCGACTGGCACAGATGATCAGAGGATAATGGAAGCTCTCCTACACTCAGCCTACAAAGCTCTTTCcctctgaaacagaaagattCCAGGCACTTTGTTCTCCAGGAAACCTGTTTTAGCCACGTCTGAGTTAGCCACCTATGGTCCGTGCTGTTATTAAACCCAAGGGGAGCACCAGACATCGTGTCTCAGCTGGATTTAACTCCGCAGCTGATGTGGGTGTCAATCAGCTCCAAAGCAGAGAACAAGTCTATGGATGGAGGGTGCCAGCAGCGCTGTAACCAGATCAGTCTTTACTGAGCGTAAGAAAAcctgtccctgtgccacctGCACATGGAGGGTCAGGATGTGACCCTTCAGGGACTGTCACTGCGCCCAGCGGATCCCTTCCCTTCCACTGCATCAGCAATTCCACTTTTAAGACTGCACTGGAAGCATCTTACCAGCATTAGGGGTGTTAATTCTAGGCCCAGATTCCTCAGGATCAGGCATTTTGTCTACAAAGGCGTTATCACAGGCAATAATCTGGAATTGCTACATTAGATGCTTCTACTCCCCAAAGCTCCGGGCTCCTTTGGGACAGGAACATAAACCAGAGTGGAAATAAATACGCCAGCCCCTCCTCACAGCCCTGGCTTTCAACAAGCAAGTCAGAGAACCCAAAGTTGTGGTTCCTGCAGCGTCGTGACACGACACACGCTGTGGCACCCAGTAAATGCTGGGGACAGCAGGAAACCGTTCCCTCTCCACGCCTGTTGCCAAGTTACGGCTGCCATAGGAACCAGGATTTGCTGCTTCTGACTTGGTTTGAAGCCCACCTCCACCTCTGCTAGGAACTCACCACTTCCACACTGGTGCTGGATGGAAATCAGTGAcatgagaacaccagaactccagcacagctcctgtcaGTGGTACCCAcacccagccagggctgctggcCATGACGAACACGGTGTAAACTCCTCCTCACCACAACCTCAACAAGCCCCGCCATGGGACGTGGGCCACCGTTCCCGAGAGCAGCAACATCTGCTTGTGCAAACCACGACAACCAGAAGCTTCATTAAGTTAAGCTGGGGAGAACTTCAGCAATATCCTACACAATTCAGCTGCCAGCACGCAGCGACCGAAGAGAAACGTTCCAAAGTGCAGGGCCACAAACCTGCAGCATCTGTAACCAACCTACAAGCAACAGTTGCTGCAGCCAGTCCAAAACCGACAACAAACAACGGGACAACTGCTACTGGTCTGAAGTGGAATATCCAAAATGAAGGGAGCATCATTCTAAACAAGAACTGGTAAAAGTCAGGTCTTCGCTCACAGAAGTCCATTCGGGTTTAAGACACCACCAAAACGTTGTCACTAAACTGCTTTGGTTACAAACGGCTGTTCCCAGGTTTTGTTCTATGGGCAGAGGAATCCTCTCTGTTCAAGTGACTGAATCCTTCTTCCTTCGAAAGGGGGACTTGAGCCTCTTCCACACGCTGCTTTTGGGTTTGGATTTCTTCTCCATGGCCATCactgcttccttctccttcctgcgGATCTCCCGCACCAGGGCATGGAAGACGTCGTCGATGTAATAGCGGAACGCGGCCGACGTCTCGAAGAAGGGGCAGTTGAACTCCCGAGCTAAAGATGAGCCTTCTTCTTTGGAGACCTGCAATAGAAACCGCACTCGTcaggaaaggcaaaaccagaatCGTGGGATCAGCCGGGCTGGGAAAGAGCTTTCAAGCTCATCCAGACCAACCCTTaccccaccactgccccatggcactgaggcctcgtctccacggggtgtgaacacttgcagggacggtgactgcagccctgccctgggcagcctgttccattggggcaggaattgttcctcagctccatctgaacctgccctggtgcagcttgaggccgtttcatcccatcccttgttccctgggagcagagcccagcccctcctggctccatcctcctgtcaggcagctgtagggagcgatcaggtcccccctgagccttctcttcttcatctgaaccccccaggtccctcagccattccccatcacttgtgctccaggccttgcaccagctccattgccctcctatggccccgctccagcccctcaatgtctctgtTGTAgcgaggggcccagagctgagcacaggattcaaggtgcagcctcaccacaatccctgccctggccctgctgccacactggtgctggtgCCAGGTTTATTTCTCTTGTTGTGCCTGCTCTGGAGCTGTGCATGCAGCTTCCCTGCCCCAGAACAGCTCATTGCCACCGAGTCCTGCATCTTTCTCTGGaaacctgtttttctttcactttcacTCCTCACTTCTGCAGCAACGCAGCCAACTGCAAGGAACCCTCTGGACATTCATGAACAACAAAGCCACTTTGGAAAGTGGAGatgagaagctgcatggagacctcatagcagcttccagtgtccgaagggagctacaaggatgctggagaggggtcTCCATCAGGAACTgcggtgacaggacaaggggcgatGGGTTCAAACGGAACCCTTTGTATTCCTGCGCTTCCCAACAGGAGGAGCTTGCAGCCTGGGCCTGGTCGGCGCCGTTTACCTGCCGCAGCTGCGTGAGGTCGGATTTGTTGCCCACCAGCACCACGGGGGTGTCGTCGGTGCGGCGGACGCGGTAGATGAGCTGCTTGAACTCGCGCACCTCGTGGAAGCTGCGCCGGTCCGTGATGGAGTAGCAGATGATGAAGCCCTCCCCAGCCCTCATGTACTGGTCCCTCATGGCCGTGAACTCTGCCTGCAAAGAGACGAGGACGTTGCGGCTGCACCATCGCTTTCTGAGCTGCTCGCCACGGGCACCACGTGCACAGCAGCTCTATGAAGCAGTGGTCAGATGGGGGGGGAGGCGCTGGCActgagaagctggggctgccccatccctggcagtgttcaaggccaggctggacacaggggcttggagcaccctgctccagtggaaggggtccgggttggagctttaaggtcccttcaacccaacccattctatgattcttccaacccacaccattCTAATGCCCCATTACTGCAGGACAAGGCAGTATATGCTGGGATTAACACAGAGTTTCCTCGCTAGAGATCACACCAACACGCCATTTATCACCAATACCTATTGCTTGTTGCTCATGAACAGAACAGTGCCAACAGAGAAAGCACTGCCTGGAAGCAGAGCACCCTCCTGAGGTGCCTATATACAGACAGTGCGATACAGATGCTGTGAGCAACGCAAGGCTTAGGAAAGCTCAAAAAGCAAAAACCTGGATGCTGTTACAGGGTTGCTGTCTCTATGCCTGATCCTTGGAGACTTTTAACATCCCCCTAATGTTCTTCATTGCCATACCTGTCCTGCTGTGTCCAGGATATCCAGATTGGCAGGCTCATCATCAATGCGTATCCGTATTTTGTAAGCATCCTCTGGGAAGCCACAGCACAAGGGAAAGAACACGGTTGGCCACAAGTGCAACACTCGAGGGCTCTCAGGTCTCAAAGCGAACCACACCAGACCCACCCAAGCTGGGAGCCCCCCTCAACCGCGTTCCTCTGAGCTCCATTTAACACCAGCCGATGGGATTTAAGGTCCTCCCGAACGCTTGCTGAAGTCCCAGCACTGGCCCTGCGCTTCCGGACCCCGCTCCACAGCCTCACTTCAGTTCAAAGCGCAGAGGAAGAGCCTTGCCCTTCTCCCAAAGGCAGAGCACCCCCGGAACGCGAGGAagagctgcccctgctccctTAGACGCCGCTGAACGCTGTGTTCCCCCGAAGCCGGTGGGAGAGGTTTCCCTGGGGTGCTGCAgaggtcctgcagcagcagaggaagctgtTGGGCGCTtgcctccctcctctccatccctaAAGCACAGAACACAGCTGGGGCTGACAGGTTCCTTGGGGAGCGGATTTACAGGCAGCTCGCACTGACCCCAGCCCTCCCCTGCCAATACAAACACAGGCAGCGAACGGCCTGAATATACGGGCTAGGAAAAGCCGTGAGGAGCTAAACCTCAGGCTGGGTCCGTGCCGGCCCCCCCAGCAGCCTCAGGACCCTTCGTACCTGCAAGCGAGAAACCCGAAGGACTTTGGTCCTCAGCTTACAGCCCAGCGCCTGCAAGCAGCGGGCCCCGCAAAGAGCTTCACCCGAACAGCAAAGAGGAGGGAGCCTTTCCTTACCGATGGTGGGATCGTGATCCTCGGGGAAGCGGTGGCTGATGAACTGCATGGTCATGGCTACAAGCAAAACCCAGAGGCACAATCGCAGGCGCTGGGCAGCGCCCGCGGCCCCAGCATCCAGCCCTTAACGGGCCCGACCCCGCTCCTTCCCCGGCGGCGGAACCAGACCCGCCGCAGGCCGAGAGACCCCGGAGCGCGGTGCCCCCGTCCCGTCCCCGCAACCACCGCGCCCCGAGCATCCGGACACCCCCGGTAGGAGCCATCCCCCCGAGGGCTGCGGGCCCGCCCCGGCGCTCACGCACCGCTCTTGCCGACACCACCGGCGCCCAGCATCACCAGCTTGTACTCGCGGGACTGCCCCGgcgcggcgccgccgccgccgcccggccgcGCTCCGGGCTCCATCTCCTCAGCGGCCGCTGAAGCGGAGAGAACGATCGTGAACGCCGGCTCCTCCGCGCCGCGGCCTGAGGCGGCCGCACCAAAATGGCGGCGTCTCCTCCACCGCCGGGGCCGCGCCGAGGGGCGGTCCTGGACGGCGGCCCGGAGGGGTCAGCGCAAGCGCGGTGGCGGCGCCGCTCCGGCCGCGCTCTGCCCCCGACGGGACCCGCACCCCAGCGAGCGGCCAGACCCGGGCTCTTTGCACTTTTAATCGCCACGAAAGGAGGGGTCCGAGTATTTACAGCGCAGGGGAGGGCCGGGGCCGGCCAAGCGCGGCCCCCCGGGGCACGGCAGCCCCGGTTCAACGCCGTTTGTCCCGTGCCGAACGCCGAGCATCGCCTCGCCGCGTCCCTTCCCCGGCCAAGAGTTCCGCACCGCCACGGAAGCGCCGGTGCCAGTTCATGTCCATCCCCAGGCCAAGAGCTTGGGCCCGCGGTCAAGGCAGGAGAGGTCCTGGCTGGTGCCCACCGTGAGCCACAAGGGGCGAGAAGGAAGAGATGGGGCCAAGCCCTCAGCAGGAGTCCTGCGCGCCTGCGGCACGGCAGCGAGCccggagggagggagaagatgGAGATGAGCCCATGTGCGGCCCTGGCCTCGCATCCGGCTGGAAGGAGGAGGTGTGGGgcagtaaaagaagaaaaccccgGTGCTGATTTACAGGAGATGCTCGAGAAGTAAAACACAAAGGAAGAGGTTGAAGAACCCCGCTCCTCAGCTTCGTCACAGCGATGCTCAAAGTCCCAACACTGAAGCTGTGGTCACCATCAGCTCAAACAGGGCTGCAAACCCAGGCCGAGCACGGCAGCACTCCATACGACACAAGCACCAGGCTGAGGGTGAAGGCAGCGGGACTGACTCTGGCCCTTTTTAAGTGATCCTGGAACAACGGAGCCTTCCCTCTCTTCTCTTCACTGCACAAGGGCCTAGCCCTGTCACCACTACTGCAGTTCATGGTGGGGTTTTATTGGACAGATTCACTGCAGAAATAAGGAGTTTAAAAACGATGCATCCCTTTCAAAGGGGGGAACACTGAACCTTTTCACTTCTGCAACTGTAAAAACAAGGGGTATTTGCAAAGTTCAGGCTGTAATATACATGCATTATTGctaaaggaggggaaaaaaaaccagatgAATGAAAACTCTTCTCTGCAGCTCTTACGGTGCCATCCAAAATGGCATCTGTTGTTTAGCTCGCTGTTGTGAGGACGGGTACTGGTACCCCAAACTCCATCCCTGTGAAAAGGTACTTGCGGTTTTATGGCCCCCGTGTTCCTCCTCTTCGTCTGATGAATCTCCAGCATATGCCACTAAACCAAAGcccttttctgcagttttcatcTTCTTTGCTTGATGATCTaagaggggaaaacaaaacagcccccccccccagcccccaagaagggaaaaatcaaaccaaaaagagataaaatgcCCCAAAACgagttaataaaaaaagacGTTAATTGTAAATCGTTAGTTGGACACCATTTTGCGGTCACAAGGCCAATGGTCATCCAAGGTCGAAGGCCACACGAAAcaccagcagcaacagcacatGTGATCCATCAGAACCATGTaagagaacagagaaagaagaaagaaaacacacaagaaaGGGCAAGTTAGCAACTGGGTGTCAGCGATGGCAACGTCACCGTTACAGAGATCAACACGTCAAGAAAAGGAGGACCTTAGCTCAAAAGCAAGCTCACAGAAGGACAACCTCTGGGAGCAATGCTGCAGAGAAACTGCCCTTAAAGAGGCCTAACGTGAGGCACCTGCAGGCCTGCCAGGCACCAAACTACCCCAAGAGTTCGAGTGATGCCGTGTTCTACCAAGCTGCAAACCCAGCCCTACGAGAGGATGAGCCCTGAGAGCACTTGTGTCCTTTGCAGACACAACTCGTGTCTGTGCATACACACCTGAACCACAGCTCCTACCGACAGTGCCTCTAGAGAGAGCTGTTCACAGAGTAAAGCCACAGGACATCCGTGTTACAAAACAAGCCTACGAGATCGTGTGCCTCTGGGTCAAAAATACCTGTCCTTCAGTCCATTACACTCTCGGCATCCATACAGGTATTTATTGAGGCTCTAAGAGAAGCATCCTGTGTTTAATCACAGTGGGTTTAGAGCAGCGCAGCATGAGCTGCTTTTCATCTAGACAGTCTAAAGAAGAGCCAAAAAGAACCCTCACTGCTTTAAACACATTAAGACCAGTGGAAGCCCATAGGGGAAAGGAAACTTGACTCACAAGTGTCTCTCATTCACTGCACTCACCATGGTTGCCTGGTAAAGACCCCGCACCATTTCTGTCTTCAGAGTCCGATTTCATCCCAGTGACAGGAAAAGCTGGCGGAGGCATCAACTGCCTGTTTAAAGCAATGCAAGCCCTTAGCTCTTCTGGTTTAAGCAAGCAGAGTCAAAGGTAACAGCAAACAAGCTCAGAAGCAGGTTCTTGACCCTTAACTTTTAATCGCCTGACTGATCTAGTGGTCTTCTAGGATGGAGTGACTGCGGCAGTGGacaagggaagagcaactgatgtcacctacctggacaTCTGTAAAGCTTCACTGCGGTCACCCCAACATTCTTAGCTCTAAATCACAGAGGAGTTGATGGATGGGCTATTAAATGGGTacagaattggctggatggccacatccAAAGAATTACAGTCACCAGCTCAGCATCCAAGTGAAAACCAGTAAATAAGTGGTATCCCTCAAAGGTTGATACTGGGACCAATACTATTTAATACCTTCATCAATGCCAGACAGGGGGACCaatgacaccgagctgtgtggaGCATCATCTAGTAGATGTCCCTTTCCACAAGAGAGGGGGTGGCCTAGATGCtctttcaaggtcccttccaaccccaaccatgcTCTGGTGCTGTTTCACAGCAGAGAACATGAAACACAGACCCCCTCGGCTTTCCATCAGGATCAGGAGAGACCTGGATGTCATCCTGCCCTCACTCACCtgtccctctctctctcctttcctgaGGAACTTGCTGCCTTCGACCCGGCTCCATCGAGTTCACTCTGACTGGAGAAGCCTGTACCTAAATTAGTCATATGAATGGGTCCATGCTATGAGCAGAAAAACACACGGCATTAGCAAATCTACCACTACAACATAAGCTCCAGCTCCTTAATGATAATGATAGGAAAGCCAACTTTTCAGAGCATACTGCCAACTAGCAGAAGAAACCACTAATCACCCCTGTTAAACAAGAGGCTTTCTCCTAAAGATCCTGAGGGTAATGCAGTAAGGAACATGCCTGAGAAGCACGAGGGAAGGCACCTCATCGCCTGCTCCACCTCAGCAGTAGCCTTAGTTCATGGATAACTTATTCCCTCCTCGGTCAGCTAATTCTGAGCTCTGTACAGACCTCGGGCCACAGTCAACTCTGCTGGAGATGGTCATAGTAGGGCTAACAGGCAGGTGCTTACTGCCTCTAGGCAGAGGTTTTATGTGAGCAGGGCTCTATCACCTGAGGAGCATTTGCAGAAGCTCCCTTTTCTCACGTACGGGCCTGAAGAACTCAAAATTACTTTAACTAAAATCAACTGCTTTGCTCTTTAAaccaaaaataacatttctaagTCAGGCTGCTTGAAATCCTCTCAAGTGCAACCTGCAAGGAAGGTAAACGGGGAAAACCTGGGTGTTACTACCACGGTTCCCTCCCACCCCTCAGACAAGCCTGCAAAAGACCCCCCAGACCCCAAAGAATCTGCCTTTAAACTAAGCAGAAGCACACTATGGGCATCTCTTTGACCTGAATGCACCAGGAGCCTTCAGGGAAGGCTGAGGTATGAAAACAAGGTGCCAATGCACCAGCAAGTCACAGTTTAACAACGGTGCATCCACTCAAAGAAACCAAAGCGTGGTCTTGAGGTTGTGCAACAACTGCAGCCATCTGCCAAAGGCCTTGCACGACTCTTCCCAGATCAACTGTGCTAAACCATCCCTCTCCAGCCAAGTTCTGCTTTGGTGAATGAAGTAAAATGGGTGATTTTATTCCACCTGGTATCCCAGCAGTCCTGACTCTCTCTCATCCGGCAGCTCCTCAGTGAAGCGTCTCTTTTGACCCTGGGGATGGGGTTGGACTTGTGGCTGTGAACCAGTCGGCAGGGTGGTTTTAACTggggcagcaggaaggaaaggacCACTCAGTGGGCTCTGGCGTGCAGAAGATGAAAGACAAGACAAGAAAATTTGGTAATAGGCATAGGAAGCATATATCAAACGTAGCCTTTAAGACACAGGAGCAGAACACACAAACAGGCAGAACCAAAGAGAAACTGGAAGGAAATTCACAGCTTCAAGAGGAAACAAGTATTTCATTTCCAGAAACTAATCACTGTCTGTAGCTCCAGCTCATTGTACCTACACAGAGCTCCATCAAAGCCCGCGGTAACACTTTCCCTATGGGAGTGAGCACCCCCTGCAAATATCCTTTATGTTCACAGGATATGCAAAATAGAGGCTGGAGCAGCCATCCAACAATGTCATtgctcagacagcagcaaagcaggaacaAATCCAAAAGCCCTCAGGAATTCTCCATCTGGAACTACTCCAAGTATTTTCTTGCTAGCAAAGAAACAACTCAATAAACTGACAGCTACAGGGCAAAAGACGAACTGTGGCAGTACCTGGCCAGTGCTGGCTGGAGGCTGTACTTGAGATATGGGATACTGCGTTGGCACAGGCGGAACTCCTGTAGGTAGTGTTGTTAAGACTCCAGGTGCCAAAGGTACTGCAGGTGGTACTATGCCCGGTACCCCGTATGGTGGCTGAACTGGTTGTTGAGGAGGAGGAACCACAGGATAGCCAGACTGATAGCCATT
This genomic window contains:
- the RIT1 gene encoding GTP-binding protein Rit1 isoform X1; the encoded protein is MEPGARPGGGGGAAPGQSREYKLVMLGAGGVGKSAMTMQFISHRFPEDHDPTIEDAYKIRIRIDDEPANLDILDTAGQAEFTAMRDQYMRAGEGFIICYSITDRRSFHEVREFKQLIYRVRRTDDTPVVLVGNKSDLTQLRQVSKEEGSSLAREFNCPFFETSAAFRYYIDDVFHALVREIRRKEKEAVMAMEKKSKPKSSVWKRLKSPFRRKKDSVT
- the RIT1 gene encoding GTP-binding protein Rit1 isoform X2; protein product: MELRGTRLRGAPSLEDAYKIRIRIDDEPANLDILDTAGQAEFTAMRDQYMRAGEGFIICYSITDRRSFHEVREFKQLIYRVRRTDDTPVVLVGNKSDLTQLRQVSKEEGSSLAREFNCPFFETSAAFRYYIDDVFHALVREIRRKEKEAVMAMEKKSKPKSSVWKRLKSPFRRKKDSVT